The Shewanella mangrovisoli genome has a window encoding:
- a CDS encoding efflux RND transporter periplasmic adaptor subunit yields the protein MRQTIKLASVISVALWMAACSPQEDKAAQAGAGPQSMEVGVINVAAKPQVIQIELPGRSKAFLEAEVRPQVSGIITKRSFVEGGHVKQGESLYQIDSAPYKAALVSANADLARANASLASAKAKAARYQQLVKTNAISKQDFDEAEAAYKEALASVTVAEAAINTAKINLEYTEVLAPISGRIGKSSVTAGALVTANQSQTLATIQQLDPINVDIAQSSAQLLRLKAKLQQGKLQAADNADVQLVLEDGTVYGHSGKLQFAEVSVDENTGSVILRAEFPNPDGLLLPGMYVRAVLNTGTDPQAILVPQKAISRNAKGQAVAMVVNDQGVVEAKIVTTAEVIDNQWRITAGLEAGDKLIVEGLQKIRPGAPVTPKVISETQAQ from the coding sequence ATGCGGCAGACAATTAAACTTGCCTCAGTAATCAGCGTGGCGTTGTGGATGGCAGCTTGTAGCCCTCAAGAGGATAAGGCAGCTCAAGCCGGCGCTGGGCCGCAGAGCATGGAAGTTGGTGTAATCAACGTGGCGGCTAAGCCTCAGGTTATCCAAATCGAATTACCCGGCCGTAGCAAGGCGTTCCTCGAAGCCGAAGTACGTCCTCAAGTCAGTGGTATTATTACCAAGCGTAGCTTTGTCGAAGGCGGTCATGTGAAGCAGGGCGAGTCCCTCTATCAAATCGATTCCGCGCCTTACAAGGCAGCACTGGTGAGCGCTAACGCCGATTTAGCCAGAGCGAATGCAAGTCTTGCTTCTGCTAAGGCCAAAGCGGCCCGTTATCAACAACTGGTTAAGACTAACGCCATCAGTAAGCAGGATTTCGATGAAGCCGAAGCGGCTTACAAAGAAGCGCTGGCAAGCGTGACAGTCGCTGAAGCGGCAATCAACACCGCCAAAATCAACCTCGAATACACCGAAGTGTTAGCGCCAATTTCTGGCCGTATCGGTAAATCGAGTGTGACTGCGGGTGCGCTGGTCACGGCAAACCAAAGCCAAACACTGGCGACCATTCAACAGCTCGATCCTATCAATGTGGATATCGCCCAATCGAGTGCCCAATTGCTGCGCCTAAAAGCGAAATTACAGCAAGGCAAGTTGCAAGCGGCTGATAACGCTGACGTGCAGTTAGTGCTCGAAGACGGCACTGTTTATGGCCACAGCGGTAAGCTGCAATTTGCTGAGGTGAGTGTGGATGAAAACACGGGCTCAGTGATCCTGCGTGCTGAATTCCCTAACCCAGATGGCCTCTTACTGCCTGGCATGTATGTTCGCGCCGTGCTGAATACTGGTACCGATCCTCAAGCTATCTTAGTGCCACAAAAAGCCATTAGCCGTAACGCTAAAGGGCAAGCCGTGGCCATGGTGGTGAACGATCAAGGTGTAGTGGAAGCAAAAATTGTGACCACAGCTGAAGTTATCGACAATCAATGGCGTATTACTGCCGGTTTGGAAGCGGGCGATAAGTTGATTGTGGAAGGATTACAAAAAATCCGTCCAGGTGCACCAGTCACTCCCAAAGTTATTTCTGAAACCCAAGCACAATAG
- a CDS encoding DNA-3-methyladenine glycosylase I: MSQLESFSSIYARASERKGGKKGLEALLPGCLTSAEIRQYDDATLLSAMSRQVFQSGFVWRVVDNKWPAYEKSFFHFVPEKVLMLSPEQIQTRAADATLIRHLKKTQAIYDNALMIHDIAREHGSLAKLIADWPTEDIVGLWALLKKRGARLGGNTGPYFLRGIGKDTFLLTDDVQGYFKAHKLVDAGFSSQTALKQVQAAFNQWQQESGRCLADISRVLACSVGDNRI; encoded by the coding sequence ATGAGCCAGTTAGAAAGTTTCTCATCCATCTATGCCAGAGCGAGTGAGCGCAAGGGCGGTAAAAAGGGGCTCGAAGCATTGTTGCCAGGCTGCCTGACCAGTGCCGAAATTCGCCAGTATGATGATGCCACACTGCTCTCAGCTATGAGTCGGCAGGTGTTTCAGAGTGGCTTTGTCTGGCGTGTGGTCGATAATAAGTGGCCCGCCTATGAGAAGTCTTTCTTTCATTTCGTGCCTGAAAAGGTATTGATGTTGTCGCCCGAGCAGATCCAAACCCGCGCCGCGGATGCGACCTTAATTCGCCATTTAAAGAAGACCCAAGCGATTTATGATAATGCCTTGATGATCCATGATATCGCCCGCGAACATGGCAGCTTGGCTAAGCTGATTGCCGACTGGCCGACCGAAGATATCGTCGGGCTTTGGGCACTCTTAAAGAAACGAGGCGCTCGCCTCGGCGGCAATACTGGACCGTATTTCCTGCGCGGCATTGGTAAGGATACCTTTTTGTTAACCGATGATGTGCAAGGTTATTTTAAGGCGCATAAGTTGGTGGATGCCGGTTTTAGCTCGCAAACCGCGCTAAAGCAGGTGCAGGCAGCCTTCAATCAATGGCAGCAAGAATCGGGTCGGTGTCTTGCGGATATTAGCCGAGTCTTAGCCTGTAGCGTGGGTGATAATCGTATTTAG
- a CDS encoding glutathione S-transferase family protein codes for MELFYHPLSRYSQKVLIALYEKQANFYPRITDLRDPLARQTFQQFYPPGKLPLLKTHEGQLLPESSIIIEYLDRHFRNGTELLPAEPERNLAVRLFDRIFDNDINNPLFQLEKLKHAPEGHEFEIKQIEKQMFIQFQRLDAHLSQNHWVCGDSFTLADCALIPCLSYSFAHLNLLDLDELVRYWQQAQLRGAWMLVLEEVLLAEMEEDTGIRSIP; via the coding sequence ATGGAGCTGTTCTATCATCCTTTATCACGTTATTCACAGAAGGTGTTGATTGCTCTCTATGAAAAACAAGCGAACTTTTACCCGCGGATCACCGATTTGCGCGACCCGTTAGCGCGTCAAACATTCCAGCAATTTTATCCTCCCGGCAAACTGCCGTTACTCAAAACCCACGAAGGCCAACTGCTCCCCGAGTCCAGCATCATCATCGAATACTTAGACAGGCATTTTCGAAACGGTACCGAGTTACTGCCCGCCGAACCCGAGCGCAATTTAGCGGTGCGCTTATTCGATCGCATTTTTGATAACGATATCAATAACCCATTATTTCAATTGGAAAAATTAAAGCATGCGCCCGAAGGGCATGAATTTGAGATCAAGCAGATAGAAAAGCAGATGTTTATCCAGTTTCAGCGACTTGATGCCCATTTGAGCCAAAACCACTGGGTATGCGGCGACAGTTTTACCTTGGCCGACTGCGCACTTATTCCCTGTTTAAGCTACAGTTTTGCCCACTTAAACCTGCTGGATTTAGATGAGTTAGTACGTTACTGGCAACAGGCGCAGCTGCGCGGCGCCTGGATGCTGGTGCTTGAAGAAGTGCTACTCGCCGAAATGGAGGAAGACACTGGCATTAGGAGTATTCCCTAA
- a CDS encoding TorF family putative porin, with the protein MMIMKTRTKFLLTGALLSLAASSHGAEDNQLFGGTINGNLNFASDYVFRGESETLDGDIPVVQGTLSWNHNQGWYAGVFSSNIKFADPNLEIVTAPFIGKAGEFGDSGFTYDVMLFSYLYPGASYSNYTELWLKVGKQFGRANLQLEVTPTVDDWFGVDGWHGVNYALHPSYSFDNGVKISASVGYQDLTGDGAEGWGHWNIGLSKAYYGLNFDLRYHGSTVDSDHKVYGTQTQIFDDRVVIGISKSF; encoded by the coding sequence ATGATGATTATGAAGACTCGTACTAAATTTTTGCTGACAGGGGCGTTGCTTTCTTTGGCGGCAAGCTCCCACGGCGCCGAAGATAATCAACTCTTTGGCGGCACCATTAACGGCAACCTTAACTTTGCATCCGACTATGTGTTTCGTGGTGAATCAGAAACCTTAGACGGCGATATTCCCGTCGTACAAGGCACACTGAGCTGGAACCACAACCAAGGCTGGTATGCTGGGGTATTTAGCTCCAACATCAAATTCGCCGACCCTAACTTAGAGATCGTTACCGCACCTTTTATTGGTAAAGCGGGGGAATTTGGCGACTCAGGTTTTACCTATGATGTGATGTTGTTTTCATACCTCTACCCAGGTGCGTCCTACTCCAACTACACCGAGTTATGGTTAAAAGTGGGTAAACAATTTGGCCGCGCAAATCTGCAACTCGAAGTCACCCCAACGGTTGATGATTGGTTTGGTGTCGATGGCTGGCACGGGGTTAACTATGCCTTGCACCCAAGCTATAGCTTTGACAATGGCGTAAAAATCTCGGCCTCTGTGGGTTATCAAGACCTCACGGGTGATGGCGCCGAAGGTTGGGGCCACTGGAACATTGGCTTGAGCAAAGCTTACTACGGCCTCAACTTCGACCTACGCTACCACGGCAGCACTGTCGACAGTGACCATAAGGTCTATGGCACTCAAACTCAAATCTTCGATGACAGAGTCGTCATTGGGATCAGTAAAAGCTTTTAA
- a CDS encoding thioesterase family protein, translating to MNLYFRLFWLLFWRTRHCRKIDFLGTSRITYRALPSDCDINFHLTNSRYPAFMDLARTYMLAEMGLLKRFLKLKWMPIVNAAEFTYIRDIKPLKKFEIETKVVGWDEKYFYIEQRFVSERGLHCIVHVRGVFVCKGKQVPLDVLVKEAGYTDPAPELPPEVIKWKAFLQLKKERNL from the coding sequence ATGAATCTGTATTTCCGTTTGTTTTGGTTGTTGTTTTGGCGCACGCGTCACTGCCGTAAGATTGATTTTTTGGGCACGAGCCGCATTACTTACCGGGCATTGCCTAGCGATTGCGATATCAACTTCCACCTGACCAACTCCCGCTATCCGGCGTTTATGGATCTGGCGCGCACTTATATGTTGGCCGAAATGGGGTTGTTGAAGCGTTTCCTCAAATTGAAGTGGATGCCGATTGTTAACGCCGCCGAATTTACCTATATCCGCGATATCAAGCCCCTGAAAAAGTTTGAGATTGAAACCAAGGTCGTGGGCTGGGATGAGAAATATTTTTATATTGAACAACGCTTTGTGAGCGAACGCGGCTTGCACTGCATAGTGCATGTGCGTGGGGTGTTTGTCTGTAAAGGTAAGCAAGTTCCCTTGGATGTGTTAGTCAAAGAGGCGGGTTATACCGATCCTGCTCCCGAGTTGCCGCCAGAAGTCATTAAATGGAAAGCGTTTTTACAGTTGAAGAAAGAACGCAATCTCTAA
- a CDS encoding efflux RND transporter permease subunit yields MARFFIDRPIFAWVIALIIMLAGVLSIRSLPVSQYPSIAPPTVVISANYPGASAKIVEDSVTQVIEQRMKGIDHLRYIASTSDSFGNASITLTFNAEADPDIAQVQVQNKLQGAMTLLPQEVQSQGVNVNKSSSGFLMVLGFVSTDGSLDKGDIADYVGANIQDPMSRVPGVGEIQIFGAQYAMRIWLDPLKLTQYNLTSLDVVSAIRAQNAQVSAGQLGGTPSLPGQELNATVSAQSRLQTPEQFRKIIIKSDTSGANVFLGDVARVELGSESYAVESLYNGKPASGIAIKLATGANALDTAEAVRAKVEELRPFFPAGLDVVYPYDTTPFVEKSIEGVVHTLLEAIVLVFVIMYLFLQNFRATLIPTIAVPVVLLGTFAILSATGFSINTLTMFAMVLAIGLLVDDAIVVVENVERVMAEEGLSPLEATRKSMDQITGALVGIGLTLSAVFVPMAFMSGSTGVIYRQFSITIVSAMALSVLVALILTPALCATMLKPLKKGHGHIETGFFGWFNRGFDRLTNRYESSVAGIIKRSFRVMMIYAALVVAVGWIFMRMPTAFLPDEDQGILFTQAILPTNSTQESTLKVLEKVSDHYLAEEGVRSVFSVAGFSFAGQGQNMGIAFVGLKDWSEREAPGMDVQSIAGRAMGVFSQMKEAFVFAFVPPAVIELGTANGFDMYLQDKNGQGHDKLVAARNQLLGMAAQNPNLVGVRPNGQEDAPIYQLHIDHAKLSALGIEIANVNSVLATAWGGSYVNDFIDRGRVKKVYVQGDAQYRMQPEDLDTWYVRNSKGDMVPFSAFATGAWEYGSPRLERFNGLPAMNIQGATAPGFSTGAAMNIMEDMVKQLPPGFGIEWNGLSYEERLSGNQAPALYALSILVVFLVLAALYESWSVPFAVILVVPLGIIGALLAMNGRGLPNDVFFQVGLLTTVGLATKNAILIVEFAKEFYEKGAGLIEATLHAVRVRLRPILMTSLAFGLGVVPLAISTGVGSGSQNAIGTGVLGGMMSSTFLGIFFVPLFFVIVERIFSKREKKGKEEKPTSAE; encoded by the coding sequence ATGGCACGTTTTTTTATTGATCGCCCCATCTTTGCGTGGGTGATCGCCTTAATTATTATGTTGGCGGGGGTTCTGTCGATCCGATCCCTGCCAGTCTCGCAGTACCCCAGTATTGCGCCACCGACAGTGGTGATCAGTGCGAACTACCCAGGTGCATCGGCCAAAATCGTTGAAGACTCAGTGACTCAGGTGATTGAGCAACGTATGAAAGGTATCGACCACCTACGTTATATCGCATCGACCAGTGATAGCTTTGGTAACGCGTCTATTACTTTGACCTTTAACGCGGAAGCCGATCCGGATATCGCGCAGGTTCAGGTACAGAACAAGTTACAGGGCGCAATGACTTTGTTACCACAAGAGGTGCAATCTCAAGGGGTTAACGTTAACAAGTCAAGCTCGGGCTTCCTAATGGTACTGGGCTTCGTCTCGACTGACGGTTCTTTAGATAAGGGTGACATCGCCGACTATGTGGGCGCTAACATCCAAGATCCTATGAGCCGTGTACCTGGCGTGGGCGAAATTCAGATTTTCGGTGCCCAATATGCGATGCGTATATGGTTAGATCCACTGAAGCTGACCCAATACAATCTCACCAGCTTAGATGTGGTGAGCGCTATCCGTGCGCAAAACGCGCAGGTATCAGCGGGTCAACTCGGTGGTACACCATCACTGCCTGGACAAGAGTTAAACGCGACTGTATCGGCACAGAGCCGTCTGCAAACGCCAGAACAATTCCGCAAGATCATCATCAAATCCGATACATCGGGTGCGAACGTGTTCTTGGGTGATGTGGCGCGTGTTGAGCTAGGTTCTGAAAGCTATGCGGTAGAGTCGCTGTATAACGGCAAACCCGCTTCTGGTATTGCGATTAAGTTGGCTACTGGTGCTAACGCCTTAGACACGGCAGAAGCCGTTCGCGCTAAAGTTGAAGAGTTACGTCCCTTCTTCCCTGCTGGGCTAGATGTGGTTTACCCCTACGATACAACGCCATTCGTTGAGAAATCGATTGAAGGCGTGGTACACACTCTGCTCGAAGCTATCGTACTGGTGTTCGTCATCATGTACCTCTTCCTGCAAAACTTCCGTGCGACGCTCATTCCAACCATCGCAGTACCTGTCGTATTGCTGGGTACCTTTGCGATTCTGTCGGCAACGGGCTTCTCCATCAACACCCTCACCATGTTCGCTATGGTGCTGGCAATTGGTCTGCTCGTGGACGACGCGATTGTGGTGGTGGAAAACGTTGAGCGGGTAATGGCTGAAGAGGGTTTAAGCCCACTCGAGGCGACCCGTAAGTCGATGGATCAAATTACTGGCGCGTTAGTCGGTATCGGTCTGACCTTGTCAGCGGTATTCGTACCTATGGCGTTTATGTCGGGTTCAACCGGGGTAATTTACCGTCAGTTCTCGATCACTATCGTTTCTGCGATGGCGCTGTCTGTGCTGGTGGCCTTGATTTTAACGCCTGCACTCTGTGCGACCATGTTAAAACCTTTGAAGAAGGGCCATGGCCATATCGAAACCGGTTTCTTCGGCTGGTTTAACCGTGGCTTCGATCGCTTAACGAATCGTTACGAATCGAGTGTGGCTGGCATTATAAAACGTAGCTTCAGAGTCATGATGATTTACGCTGCATTAGTTGTGGCTGTGGGCTGGATCTTCATGCGCATGCCAACGGCATTCTTACCCGACGAAGACCAAGGTATCTTGTTCACGCAGGCGATTTTGCCAACTAACTCAACCCAAGAAAGTACGCTTAAAGTGTTGGAGAAGGTCTCTGATCACTATCTGGCTGAAGAGGGCGTGAGATCGGTATTCAGCGTGGCGGGCTTCAGTTTCGCGGGTCAAGGCCAGAACATGGGTATTGCCTTCGTTGGTTTGAAGGATTGGTCAGAGCGTGAAGCGCCAGGTATGGATGTGCAATCCATTGCGGGCCGCGCGATGGGCGTATTCAGCCAAATGAAAGAAGCCTTTGTATTCGCCTTCGTACCGCCTGCGGTAATCGAGCTGGGTACGGCTAACGGTTTCGACATGTACCTGCAAGATAAGAATGGCCAAGGGCACGACAAGTTAGTCGCTGCGCGTAACCAATTGTTGGGCATGGCGGCACAGAATCCAAACCTCGTGGGCGTTCGTCCAAACGGTCAGGAAGATGCGCCAATCTATCAGTTGCATATCGACCATGCCAAACTGAGTGCCTTAGGCATTGAGATTGCGAACGTGAACAGTGTACTCGCAACCGCATGGGGTGGCTCTTATGTAAACGACTTTATCGACCGTGGTCGTGTGAAGAAGGTTTACGTACAGGGTGATGCGCAATACCGTATGCAACCAGAAGACTTAGACACTTGGTACGTGCGTAACAGCAAGGGTGACATGGTGCCATTCTCGGCCTTCGCAACGGGCGCATGGGAATATGGTTCACCTCGTCTAGAACGCTTCAACGGTTTACCTGCCATGAACATTCAAGGCGCAACGGCTCCTGGTTTCAGTACCGGTGCGGCGATGAATATCATGGAAGACATGGTGAAGCAGTTACCTCCAGGCTTTGGTATCGAGTGGAACGGCTTATCCTATGAGGAACGTTTATCCGGTAACCAAGCGCCAGCGCTGTATGCTCTGTCGATTCTGGTGGTATTCCTCGTACTGGCAGCACTTTATGAGAGCTGGTCTGTACCGTTCGCAGTAATCCTAGTGGTTCCGCTCGGTATTATCGGTGCCCTGCTGGCGATGAATGGTCGTGGCTTGCCAAACGACGTGTTCTTCCAGGTGGGTCTGTTGACGACGGTCGGTTTGGCGACGAAGAACGCCATCTTGATTGTGGAATTTGCCAAAGAGTTCTATGAAAAAGGTGCGGGTCTTATTGAGGCGACCTTACATGCGGTCCGCGTGCGTTTGCGTCCAATTCTGATGACGTCACTCGCCTTCGGTCTGGGTGTTGTACCGTTAGCGATTAGTACGGGTGTAGGTTCTGGTAGCCAGAACGCCATCGGTACTGGGGTACTCGGCGGTATGATGAGTTCGACCTTCCTGGGTATCTTCTTCGTGCCGTTGTTCTTTGTGATTGTGGAACGTATCTTTAGTAAGCGCGAGAAGAAAGGTAAAGAAGAAAAGCCGACCTCGGCGGAGTAA